The Fragaria vesca subsp. vesca linkage group LG2, FraVesHawaii_1.0, whole genome shotgun sequence genome includes a window with the following:
- the LOC101312984 gene encoding tetratricopeptide repeat protein 7A-like — translation MLCACSGEQFKFEEPPQSPESLATRDFSASGLSSRTTGDWDLGSKFDDIQVDEAESTLKEALSLNYEEARALLGRLEFQRGNFDAALQVFQGIDIRNLTPRMAKAIVERIRHRKPRVKGDSYVILNVMSLHSVSLLTEAILLKARSLGELGRFREAAKECKVILDTVELALPNGMPGEIGEDCKLQEMFHKALELLPIFWTKAGYLEEAITAYRRALIKPWNLDPERLAGVQKSLACTLLYCGVEATLPPQLQVWGPTTPRNNTEEAILLLVILMKKVALKQIKWDPEVMDHLSYALSVTGQFELLANHFEQAIPGLYGRAERWYLLALCYSACGQNEEALNLLKKVAGCSEARNKPHFLSFLLGAKLCSLATAHAHEGIEFSRKAIDLVSDQCEHFMGQAHKFLGVCYSGAARASISDSERTVFQRESLNSLNHAALNWKEDPDVMFSLGLENAVQRNLDAAFSHTMKYSDMVAGSSVKGWKLLALVVSAEQRFNDAEAIVDFALDESGRRDQLELLRLKAVLQVAQEHPKQAIETYRMLLASVQAQRNSKANNLENLEKEAWRDLAGIYTKLNLWPDAEICINKAKLIEFYSPQSWHTTGVLFEGQSKLKEALISFSVSLSIEPDYVPSIVSTAEVLMKLGTGSLPIARSFLMNALRLEPTNHEAWLNLGQLSKMEGSLQQAAEFFQAACELQLSAPVQSFV, via the exons ATGTTGTGTGCTTGTTCAGGAGAGCAGTTCAAATTTGAAGAGCCGCCGCAGTCGCCGGAGTCACTGGCCACCAGGGACTTCTCGGCGAGTGGCCTTTCTTCGAGGACCACCGGAGATTGGGACTTGGGCTCGAAATTTGATGACATTCAAGTTGATGAGGCTGAGTCCACTCTCAAAGAAGCTCTCTCTTTGAATTATGAG GAAGCTAGGGCCTTGTTGGGGAGGCTTGAGTTCCAGAGAGGGAATTTTGATGCTGCTCTTCAGGTGTTTCAGGGTATCGACATAAGGAACTTAACCCCAAGAATGGCCAAGGCCATTGTCGAGAGGATTAGGCACCGGAAACCGCGTGTGAAAGGCGATAGCTATGTGATTCTCAATGTTATGTCCTTGCATTCTGTGAGCTTACTCACTGAGGCTATATTGCTCAAGGCAAGATCATTGGGGGAACTGGGAAGGTTTAGAG AGGCTGCAAAGGAATGCAAAGTTATTCTTGATACAGTTGAATTGGCATTGCCTAATGGAATGCCTGGAGAAATTGGTGAGGACTGTAAATTGCAAGAAATGTTTCACAAAGCACTTGAGTTGCTCCCAATATTTTGGACCAAGGCAGGATATCTTGAAGAAGCGATAACTGCATACCGCCGGGCTCTGATCAAGCCATGGAATTTGGACCCCGAGAGGTTGGCTGGTGTGCAGAAAAGTTTAGCTTGCACTTTACTCTATTGTGGTGTTGAAGCAACCCTTCCACCTCAATTGCAAGTATGGGGTCCAACTACACCCAGGAACAATACAGAAGAAGCAATCCTGTTGTTGGTGATACTTATGAAAAAGGTGGCATTGAAGCAAATAAAGTGGGATCCAGAAGTTATGGATCATCTGAGTTATGCGCTTTCTGTTACCGGACAGTTTGAGTTATTAGCTAATCATTTCGAGCAGGCCATTCCAGGGTTGTACGGTCGAGCTGAGAGATGGTACTTGCTTGCACTTTGTTACAGTGCCTGTGGACAAAATGAAGAAGCACTCAACCTTTTGAAAAAGGTTGCAGGCTGTTCCGAAGCAAGGAACAAGCCTCATTTCCTTTCTTTTCTCTTGGGAGCAAAGCTATGTTCCCTAGCTACTGCTCATGCTCATGAAGGGATAGAATTTTCGCGTAAAGCTATTGATTTGGTCAGTGATCAGTGCGAGCATTTCATGGGTCAAGCACACAAGTTTCTTGGTGTTTGCTATAGCGGTGCAGCAAGAGCGTCCATATCTGATTCTGAAAGAACTGTTTTTCAGAGAGAGTCATTGAACTCTCTAAATCATGCTGCTCTTAATTGGAAGGAGGATCCTGATGTAATGTTTAGTCTTGGCCTTGAAAATGCCGTGCAAAGGAATCTAGATGCAGCTTTCAGTCATACAATGAAGTACTCAGATATGGTGGCTGGCAGCTCAGTAAAAGGCTGGAAGCTATTAGCCCTCGTAGTTTCTGCAGAGCAACGATTCAATGATGCTGAAGCCATAGTGGATTTTGCTTTGGACGAATCAGGAAGAAGAGATCAATTAGAACTGCTCAGACTGAAAGCGGTGCTTCAAGTTGCTCAGGAACATCCCAAGCAAGCAATAGAAACGTACAGAATGTTGCTAGCTTCAGTTCAAGCACAGAGGAATTCAAAAGCAAATAACTTAGA AAATTTGGAAAAGGAAGCCTGGAGAGACTTGGCAGGCATTTACACAAAACTTAATTTGTGGCCTGATGCAGAAATATGTATCAACAAAGCCAAGCTGATTGAGTTTTATTCTCCCCAAAGTTGGCATACGACAG GTGTGTTATTTGAAGGTCAATCCAAGCTCAAGGAAGCCCTCATTTCGTTCTCAGTATCATTGTCAATAGAGCCAGATTATGTCCCAAGCATCGTTTCAACTGCAGAAGTATTGATGAAACTCGGTACTGGATCACTCCCTATTGCAAGAAGCTTTTTAATGAATGCTCTGCGGTTAGAACCAACAAACCATGAGGCTTGGTTGAACCTCGGACAACTATCAAAAATGGAAGGCTCTTTGCAGCAAGCAGCAGAATTTTTCCAGGCTGCATGTGAGCTTCAGTTGTCCGCTCCGGTGCAAAGCTTTGTGTAA
- the LOC101313759 gene encoding GPN-loop GTPase 2-like: MVFGQVVIGPPGSGKTTYCNGMSQFLELIGRKVAVINLDPANDTLPYDCAVNIADLIKLSDVMAEHSLGPNGGLVFCMDFLEKNIDWLEAKLKPLLKNHYLLFDFPGQVELFFLHSNAKNIIMRLVKKLNLRLAAVHLVDAHLCSDPAKYVSALLLSLSTMLHMDLPHINVLSKIDLIQNYGKLAFNLDFYTDVEDLSYLQNSLDQDPRSAKFRKLTKELCGVIEDFSLVNFTTLDIQDKESVGKLVKLIDKTNGYIFASIEASAVEFSKIAVGPVDWDYHRVGEVQEKYVKFDEDFVRSTSQTR; the protein is encoded by the exons ATGGTGTTCGGGCAAGTCGTGATCGGTCCACCTGGCTCAGGGAAGACCACTTACTGCAACGGCATGTCGCAGTTTCTCGAACTCATCGGAAG GAAAGTTGCGGTTATCAATTTGGATCCGGCTAACGATACATTACC GTATGATTGTGCTGTGAACATAGCTGATCTTATCAAACTAAGTGACGTCATGGCGGAACATTCTCTTGGTCCAAATGGAG GTCTTGTATTTTGCATGGATTTTCTAGAGAAGAATATTGACTGGTTGGAGGCTAAGTTAAAACCTCTGCTTAAAA ATCACTATCTTCTCTTTGATTTTCCTGGCCAAGTGGAACTATTCTTTCTTCATTCCAATGCCAAGAACATTATCATGAGACTCGTAAAGAAGTTAAACCTCAGG TTGGCTGCAGTACATTTAGTTGACGCCCATCTTTGCAGTGACCCTGCTAAGTATGTCAGTGCGTTGCTTCTCTCTTTATCAACCATGTTACATATGGACCTCCCGCACATTAATGTCTTGTCCAAGATTGATTTGATACAGAACTATGGAAAGCTAG CTTTCAACCTTGATTTTTATACTGATGTGGAGGATTTATCTTATCTTCAGAACAGTCTTGATCAGGATCCGCGCTCCGCTAAATTCAG AAAGCTTACAAAGGAGCTGTGTGGTGTCATAGAAGATTTCAGTCTTGTCAACTTTACAACTTTAGATATTCAG GATAAAGAGAGCGTGGGAAAGCTAGTTAAGCTGATAGACAAGACCAATGGATACATTTTTGCTAGCATTGAAGCTAGTGCAGTAGAATTCAGCAAAATTGCAGTTGGTCCTGTTGATTGGGATTACCACAG AGTTGGAGAAGTGCAAGAGAAATACGTCAAGTTTGATGAAGACTTTG TGAGGTCCACCTCCCAGACTAGATGA
- the LOC101314046 gene encoding uncharacterized protein LOC101314046 isoform 1: protein MSTLKLDSLSPAETVEIENGLSLVPRLRLNITVYPSSQVVSKPIDEWKMKQTLIDFMKSSLSDPIMVPEEDLKIRRVKDLKKRKRDDPVASGTIFIRDLGFLRKKSRKDEDEERSVEEVEKKFRDWRRYIVEKMDGIELNLEGVKFKLNVAVPESDDFNGMKKGWEEFHAFGNRGFSKKQETDTIILRGVPSRWFAEPRVSSKPSMLVTHTIFSTFGKIRNLNVAEDDDPGKDANEDGGDLVSGLHCKIVVQFEKHKDFYNTFKSFCGRSLQKEGSKMKADYEVAWDKDGFFLNLRNQTQENSSRARETTTYPRQQQHFSRFSANEAPRKRFKVRNSIANYTI from the exons ATGAGCACGCTGAAGCTCGACTCGCTTTCTCCGGCTGAAACCGTGGAGATAGAGAACGGCCTATCCCTAGTGCCGCGGCTGAGGCTCAATATAACAGTGTATCCATCGAGCCAAGTTGTGAGCAAACCGATTGACGAGTGGAAGATGAAGCAAACCCTAATTGACTTCATGAAGAGCTCGCTTTCCGATCCGATTATGGTTCCGGAGGAGGATCTGAAGATCCGAAGGGTGAAGGATCTCAAGAAGCGGAAGCGGGACGACCCTGTGGCTTCTGGAACCATCTTCATTAGGGACCTAGGGTTTCTGAGGAAGAAGAGCAGGAAGGATGAGGATGAGGAGAGGAGCGTTGAGGAGGTGGAGAAGAAGTTTAGGGATTGGAGGAGGTACATTGTGGAGAAGATGGATGGGATTGAGCTTAATCTTGAAGGGGTCAAGTTCAAGCTAAACGTCGCCGTTCCGGAGTCGGATGATTTTAATGGGATGAAGAAGGGCTGGGAGGAGTTTCACGCTTTCGGAAATAGAG GGTTTTCGAAGAAGCAAGAGACTGATACTATAATTCTGAGGGGAGTTCCTTCACGGTGGTTCGCAGAGCCGCGGGTTTCGTCAAAGCCTTCAATGCTGGTTACACATACCATCTTTTCGACATTTGGGAAGATAAG GAATCTTAATGTTGCCGAGGACGATGATCCAGGTAAGGATGCGAATGAGGATGGTGGGGACTTGGTTTCAGGTCTCCATTGTAAGATTGTGGTTCAATTCGAGAAACACAAGGACTTCTACAATACTTTCAAATCGTTTTGTGGCCGCTCATTGCAGAAG GAAGGATCTAAGATGAAGGCTGATTATGAGGTTGCTTGGGACAAAGATGGATTCTTCCTAAACTTGAGAAATCAAACACAAGAAAACAGTAGTAGGGCACGAGAAACCACTACATATCCCAGGCAGCAGCAACACTTTTCTCGGTTTAGTGCCAATGAAGCTCCCAGAAAGAGGTTTAAGGTCAGAAACTCAATAGCTAACTACACAATTTGA
- the LOC101314046 gene encoding uncharacterized protein LOC101314046 isoform 2 — MSTLKLDSLSPAETVEIENGLSLVPRLRLNITVYPSSQVVSKPIDEWKMKQTLIDFMKSSLSDPIMVPEEDLKIRRVKDLKKRKRDDPVASGTIFIRDLGFLRKKSRKDEDEERSVEEVEKKFRDWRRYIVEKMDGIELNLEGVKFKLNVAVPESDDFNGMKKGWEEFHAFGNRGFSKKQETDTIILRGVPSRWFAEPRVSSKPSMLVTHTIFSTFGKIRNLNVAEDDDPGKDANEDGGDLVSGLHCKIVVQFEKHKDFYNTFKSFCGRSLQKEGSKMKADYEVAWDKDGFFLNLRNQTQENSSRARETTTYPRQQQHFSRFSANEAPRKRFKE; from the exons ATGAGCACGCTGAAGCTCGACTCGCTTTCTCCGGCTGAAACCGTGGAGATAGAGAACGGCCTATCCCTAGTGCCGCGGCTGAGGCTCAATATAACAGTGTATCCATCGAGCCAAGTTGTGAGCAAACCGATTGACGAGTGGAAGATGAAGCAAACCCTAATTGACTTCATGAAGAGCTCGCTTTCCGATCCGATTATGGTTCCGGAGGAGGATCTGAAGATCCGAAGGGTGAAGGATCTCAAGAAGCGGAAGCGGGACGACCCTGTGGCTTCTGGAACCATCTTCATTAGGGACCTAGGGTTTCTGAGGAAGAAGAGCAGGAAGGATGAGGATGAGGAGAGGAGCGTTGAGGAGGTGGAGAAGAAGTTTAGGGATTGGAGGAGGTACATTGTGGAGAAGATGGATGGGATTGAGCTTAATCTTGAAGGGGTCAAGTTCAAGCTAAACGTCGCCGTTCCGGAGTCGGATGATTTTAATGGGATGAAGAAGGGCTGGGAGGAGTTTCACGCTTTCGGAAATAGAG GGTTTTCGAAGAAGCAAGAGACTGATACTATAATTCTGAGGGGAGTTCCTTCACGGTGGTTCGCAGAGCCGCGGGTTTCGTCAAAGCCTTCAATGCTGGTTACACATACCATCTTTTCGACATTTGGGAAGATAAG GAATCTTAATGTTGCCGAGGACGATGATCCAGGTAAGGATGCGAATGAGGATGGTGGGGACTTGGTTTCAGGTCTCCATTGTAAGATTGTGGTTCAATTCGAGAAACACAAGGACTTCTACAATACTTTCAAATCGTTTTGTGGCCGCTCATTGCAGAAG GAAGGATCTAAGATGAAGGCTGATTATGAGGTTGCTTGGGACAAAGATGGATTCTTCCTAAACTTGAGAAATCAAACACAAGAAAACAGTAGTAGGGCACGAGAAACCACTACATATCCCAGGCAGCAGCAACACTTTTCTCGGTTTAGTGCCAATGAAGCTCCCAGAAAGAGGTTTAAG GAATAG